The Engystomops pustulosus chromosome 2, aEngPut4.maternal, whole genome shotgun sequence genomic interval ATATAGTTAATCCACAGAGgttgaggggggctgcatataattaatccatgggggtggaGGGGGCATGGGATACATATAGTTAATCTATAGGAGGTGTGGGGGGCCCAGACTACATAAAGTTAATCCAAAGGGGGTAAGGTTGGCCCAGGCTACATATAGTTAATCCATGGGGGGCCCAAGCTACATATACAATAGTTAATCCATGGGGAGTGTTGGGGGCCTAGGTTACATATAGTTAATCCATGGGGTCTGAGGGGGCCCAGGCTACATATAGTTAATCCATGGGGGTAAAGGGGGCCCAGGCTACATATAGTTAATCCACAGAGgttgaggggggctgcatataattaatccatgggggtggaGGCAGGTGCATATAATCCATTGGGGGgaaactgcatataatctatgggGAGtggagggctgcatataatccatgggcgGTGGATGGCTGCACATAATACATGGAATCACTGTGGATATGCAGAGAAAAagggaggggaacagagagaaacagcgctacctagtgcaagattatccttggttagttcCGGGATGCTCTTGAGTAAGAGGTGCTCTTGGTTGAGATTGGGCACAAcgctgggtcaggcatatgtgaTGAGTAACCGCTGCCACGTCCCCAAGTGGAGGAGACAGATAatacataaaaatgataaaaaatatatatatataataggtaatatataaaaaaactatagATATAATAGGTAAtatatagaaagaaaaaatatatatatgtatatggatgaATAAACCTATAGGATGAAAACAACGCTTAAGGTAATGaccaaatagataaataaataaaccaatatctgtgctttaacccctaggggactcagcatcttttggcctaaaggacgcggccccatttttcaaatctgacctgtgtcactataagtggttatagcatgtgaacgctatgagatatccaggggattttgagattgttttctcgtgacacatagtacttcaaattagtttaaaaatttggatgaaatcttttgcgttcagttatgaaaaaaaacaaaatttggcaaaaattttgaaaaattctttattttcaacgttctaaattctctacttttgatgcagatagtcatagctcccaaataaattcataacttacatttcccaaatgtctgctttatgttggcatggttttttaagattccacatattttactagaatgttatgaggctcagaatttaggtatcatttttcacattttttgtaaaatcgccaaaacctgtatttagatggacctgctcaacttctaattgacactgagaggcctaaataatagcgagactcataaattaccccattgtggaaactacacccctgaacgtatgaaaaaccacttttaagaagtttgttaaccctttacgtgttttataggggttaaaacaaaatggaggtgcagtctgcaaattgtaatattttttcacaatacactcattttgggtggaaaattaaacatttacaatggattaaatgaaaaaaggctccacaaagtttgatacccaatttctcccgagtacacggataccccatatgtgctggtaacctgctgtatgggcgcacggccgggcatagaagggaaggaggcgccatccaaatcagatttgctatgtcacattgtacaggctataattttttttttttttttttttattgaggacctataggggcttatttcttttgtcacatgagaggcacttttctggtacataattttggggcatctatagctaattggtgagatttaattaactctttgttggtggaggaaatgaaaatcatcaatttttaggaaaatttttatgtggtttttttttttttggccattaaccataccatgaaaatagtatattatttttattctatgggtcgccacgattatgaaaatacttcatttatatatattttttattttttcccatttttactgaataaaaagtaatttggcaaaattgttgttaattttagcatcaccgtctttcatatgcataacttttttatttttcacctcacaaatctgtttaagggcttattttttgcaagaatgatagctctttttagtggtcttattttagattgcgtaactttttaaaatcactttttagaccatttttaaagggcattaataaaaaacatGCAttacaggctcattgtaatgcatgtgcagaagccatgtatcctcgggtcaaacgaaggaggtaagatggcggcgcccatgcgccgcaaaatttaaagtgccgccggcgactttgccggggcaaagaaaaggttaacacccgagatcggtgcaagcaccgaccccgggtgatagcgatgggtctttgctgcgatatgcagcaaagcccatctctgtatgaagaaggctcagcccgtgagccttcttcatacaaccttcacagctccatggcggatatatccgtcacggaacgtgaaggggttaaactctgtAGGGAGTTCCAAATCTTTGTTCAGAAAATAAGCTGTGCACTCGATTCCTTTCTCATGATCGATGTTGGAATAGAGGGCACTCACATCCATTGTTAGAAAGGAGAACTTCTCAGGCAATTCTGTGGTGTTTAGGTCTCTGATGAGGTGGTCTGAATCTTTCAGATAGCTTTGCAATTGTATAAAGTAGTCTTGTAAGTACAAGTCTAGAAAATGTGGAATGTTCCTGGTAGGGGATCCAATGTCCAATATGATGGGTCTTCCGGGGGgtgttttgtcatttttgtggATTTCCGGTAGAAAATAAAAGTAGGGTGTAGTGGGAAAAGGTATAAAGAGAAATCTGTGTTCTTCTTTGGTGATGGTCTTTTGCTTGAAGGCCGCATCCAGAAGTAGTTTGAGTTTCTTTTTGAGTTTCTTTTGAAGTGCAGGCATTGGGTTGGCtactatttttttgtattatgtaGTAGTATAGGATGTTTAGAGCCTCTTCATTATAGTAGGTGTAAGTCATGACTAACCCTCCCCCTTTGTCAGCtggcttttttttactttatacacaCTTGGATTTGAACGAGGTGTGCTCTGATTGTTCAAGCTCACAGGGGGTTCTGAACCTCAGGGCAGATTCCCACATGGCGTttattgcgtttttaaacgcatctaaATCCCCTTatttacaatttactcagttttattgctgttctaGATcccatcactccctaggctgctcagtgtaaaatcccaaggTGTGACCAGGGCCTCAtttagcagacacattactgtattatccatctagttttgtggggtgacaatgtggttacattgtcAGGGCACAGGAgcatatgcactttcatctggctataCACGCAGCTCTACTATATCTCACAGATAATATGCCTGCCCCCTCCTTCCCCTTAATCactatctccttgtagtttgtagctcctctctgctcaccatgtgcaggCAAAAATtaatcagtgagagtctctgagctccgtgcagggggcgtggctacagacagaaatctcatctacataatctcacacaaaaatccaagatggcggcccaaccctaagtcagaagttacaggggcgTGTCTAGTGGCAACTGAAatttgtacagcaggactgatagagactggttgaACTTATATCTGTGATATATTTTTGTGatgtgttaataacagtgaattagagaatgtgtttgttaggatcagtggatcctctggaccaccgcgggagatgtaactagccaacacccagaaccggagcctagcggcacctggttttcgccagagcccgccgcaaagcgggttggacttgctgcagcaggataccactaggtcgttcccaggtgtgactagctcacagtggcagccgaggtcgaggtaccttagcggatgacaaactcgtagtcgggtccaggcacagggtcagggcaggcggcagagatgcaacgtcaggttcaagtccggggtcagcaacaggaggtccaagcaggagggaatgggaacacaggcacacagcaacagggaggaacacaggtaacacggcaacacaggactcaggaacgggaacacacaggaatacactggaacgcaggaatacaggaatacgcaggaatacaggaatacgcaggaacacagcaatactcgctaggaagctttctctaaggctaaaaggcacaaagatccggcagggaatgatgggaaacaaagggttatatacaaaacaggaaatgaccaatactaatcacctgtgcgctggccctttaaatcttgagacagtgccgcacgcgcgccctagggagcggggccgcgcgcgagacctagtccggacgggagcgggagccaggagaggtgagtgcaccggagcgggaccagggcagcggagggaggcacgggtgcacccgcgatccgcgatatggatcgtgggggtgcccgcaacggaggcacgggtgcacccgcgatccgtggtatggatcgcgggggtgcccgtgacagtacccccccattcggcctccccctcttcttcttggtcccaagaaacctctggaggagagtccgatcaaaaatattctcttcaggctcccaggatctctcctcaggcccgaaccccttccaatctacaaggaaccATCcttggtatggatcgcgggggtgcccgtgacagtgttATTTTCttgagtatatataagaaacttgtcttggcaggaatacccctttaagttacttgCAAAATGGATGTACATATACATCCACTTGTGGAAAAAGGTTAAGGGCTTAACACGATGGagggcatttatcagggcttgtacgccagttttATTGTATACCTAATTGCAAGGCCTTGCGAACCGCCAGGTATTGCGATTATTATGCCCAAGAAGGTGTGCGGCTGGCAGCAGGGTGTTGCTGCACCGTGCCTGCACACCATTCACTTTGTCAAACAGCGGTGCATCAGCACAAgcctatgataaataaccccaatgACCAGGGGTGCACGAGCCATGAGAGGAgtggagcctcttgcctcaggcagcaccatctgGAGCAAGATGGGGGATCAAAATCAGGGGCACATTTATCGGCAACAAAGCAGGGCCtgccaccagtggcgtaactagaagctgatgggccccagtggaaagtctgtgccaggcccccgactataatgtatggtttatagcagaggtccccaaccgccggtccgcggaccaggaccgggccgttggagtttatcagccggtccgcgcaggagcggcaccggccagcactgagctcccgcaccggacgggaccacgttgcagccctccgtccggcaccttgctccccaacgctgccagcaccttgcgcccaccccccGACTCCGCCGGCACCTTACCacggcccccagaccctgccggcaccgagctccccccctccaggctctcagctccctgctcccaggggcgcacctgccatgaggcgagttgagtatctcgcctcaggcggcgcgcctcctgctggatGAGGGCGCAGCACCGGGCTCCAGCCCGCCGGCGGACACATACTCTCGCCCGCCGCCACATGCTCCGGCTAGCACAACCCCCTGCCAGCACATGTACCTGTCCTGCGGCTGGCATATCCACATGCCCGCGGGCTGGCATATCACCCCGCAAGCCGGCACTTCCCCATGACAGGCGCCCGGTACTTCCCCCCGCTCGCGCGACACATGTACCCTTGCGCCTGCCGGCACATTTACCCTCCCGCACCGCAGCGCGGCACTTCCACATGACCGCCGGCGGCACATCCGCCTGCTTGCCGGCCGGCACCTGTGAACTCCCGGAACATCCCCTTGACTGCAGCCCCACCTGTCCTCTCCGGGTTCCCCCACTCCCTGCATACTACCCTAAACTACCAGCtccggtcacccccccccccccaggctccagacAGCCCCCCTAGGCTCCGGTTCCCCCAGGCTCCAGCCCCCCGCCGGAGGACAAGGCAGAACCTGCCAGGAAcgtaaaagaagaaaagagtacggtaaggtaacttctatgtatgtatgtatgtataggtatgtatagatgtgtgtgtatacatatgtgtgtatgtataagtatgtatagatgtgtgtgtatacaaatatgtgtatgtataagtatgtatagatgtgtgtatacatatatgtgtatgtataagtatgtatagatgtgtgtatacatatatgtatgtatagatgtgtgtatacatatatgtgtatctataagtatgtataaatgtgtgtatacatatatgtgtatctataagtatgtatagatgtgtgtgtgtgtatatatgtgtatgtatgtgtgtgtgtgtatatgctgtatctactgtttgtttatgtgtatatatgctgtatgtatatgcagcatttgtgatatttatcagggcttctattttgtactacatggcagtactcggtatgcattttatactacttggcggtacgttgtatctattttataatacttggtggcatgctgtgtgcattttatactacttggtggcacgctggatgcattttatactacatggcggtattctgtatgaattttatactacatggcgatacgctgtgtgcattttatactatatggcggtgcgctgtatgcattttatactacatggcgatacgctgtatgcattttatactacatggctatacgctgtatgcattttatactacatggcgatacgctgtatgcattttgcattgctttatttttactccaaaccaatatgatggatcttgtccggacactccctgatatcttatgtTATAAggtccacccctccataaccccaccccatatgaccaaagccccgccatggaaaactggtctagcttaaagccggtccctggtgcaaaaaggttggggacctctggtttatagtactagtcttctcatatgggaaagtgacaccataagggccccctaaacctcttgggccaggGTGTGACCGCGACCTCTGCACCCATTCAAGTTACATCCCTGTCTGCCACTTAAAatcagtgtctcttcacacctagTGTCATCATGACACCCTGCATGGAGAAATAACCTGATACATAGGCCGCtttatagcttgcctcaggcagcagggagTCTAGGTTCACCTCTGCCACTGGCTCCATCATATAAATGTTTATATGACTCGGTGCAGGGACTAGTAGACTGTCAGCAGTAGGACATTACAGAGCAGGAGAGAGCGGTATTACTACTGGCCACAGCGTGATCCCCTCAGCAACCAGCATCCTCCTGTAGTCTGTGCGGCGCTGTGACGTCAGTGGGCGGAGCGGGTTGTGAGTGGACGGTGAAATGATGCCGGGATTGGCTGTAGCTGTGGATGCCGCTTGTTCCCGGCGCATCATCCAGTGAGAAGGAGGCCATGATTGGTCCTGTCACTTGTCGCCtcccagcgctatggaggacagACAGTTGCTATGGAAATAGACAGAGGAGCCAATAGCCATGGCAGGTGTGAGGTgacgtgcagggggcggggcttgggagccctgggaggaggggggtgctgcGAGGCCGATGCTATACGCCCGGGGCGGCTAGCGGATAAGCAGCGCTCAGTGGGCGCAGAAGGCGGACGGGAGGCAGGTCTCCGGCTACCGGGCCAAGCAGCCCGGCCTCCTTCCCATGCCTCGGGAAGCCGCTGCAGAGGGGCGGCGGCGACGACGAAGGAGGAGGCGGAGAAGCGGCGCGGTGTGAGGAGCGGTGCATGCCGCCGGGGAGCGGAGGGGGACGATGCGCGAGTATAAGGTGGTGGTCCTGGGGAGCGGCGGGGTCGGAAAGTCGGCTCTGACCGTGCAGTTCGTGACCGGAACATTCATCGAGAAGTACGACCCGACTATCGAGGACTTCTATCGTAAGGAGATCGAGGTGGACTCGTCCCCCTCCGTGCTGGAGATCCTGGACACGGCCGGCACCGAACAGTTCGCATCAATGCGGGATCTGTACATCAAGAACGGCCAGGGCTTCATCCTGGTCTACAGCCTGGTCAACCAGCAGAGCTTCCAGGACATCAAGCCCATGCGGGACCAGATCATCCGCGTCAAAAGGTGGGCGATGGTGCCGGGGGGCTGGGGGATCGTGCAGGGCGTGGTATCCGTGCTCTGGGGGGCTCTGCAGTCACTATTGTGTGGGCTCTGGGCCTGCACATCCAGCGGCCTCTGGAGCCGGGCTTTGTCCTGCTGCAGCATTGTGTCCCTGGATCTACCGCATCCTGTGATCAGCGGCGAATATTTCATGTGGATGATCACCCCCGGAGGCTTGATGTCAGTGAATGACAGGGACCTCCCCTGCATGTCTGCACCTGTTCTGGTGAATGCAGTGCTTCATCTGTCTGATGTCATACATGTGACATGGTGGTCCTATCCTAACAGATGACATCACTGCACACTGGCCATATTCTGTGCACAACAGGTGGCCACTGTTTTCAAATAGTTGGCGCCCCTGAAAACTAGGCCACATTTAGTGGTCTAAGCAGTGCACAGTTTACTATCAGTGAATAGAAACAATTATTAACGTGCAGGGATCCAGTGCTAGTGTGGACCTAATTCTAGATTTGATGCCAGTTTGGGAAAGTCTATGATGGGCAGTACAACAAATAGGTACCTATTTACCAACACTGATCACAGCTTGATAAGAAATTGAAATAAAAGGCTAAAAGCATTTACGTGATTTTGGGTAAAATGAAAAGCCCCTTTTACAGCGTTCCTTCAGGGATTTAATATTGGCCTGTTACAGGTTATTAGAATTTGTTAGGTGATGGTTCACACTCCGTGTATGGTTTGCCTGCCGTACCAGACACTGCTATTCACATACACCAGTTAAGAAGTGAAGCGGGAGTCGAGAGAGTCGACAGCAAGGGATAATGAAAACATCCCACTGGACAAGTTCTATCCTAAATTTTAAATTGGCacaccctagaccagtgatggctaacctatggcactggtgccagaggtggcactcggagccctttctgtgggcactcaggccatcaccagagatgactccaggtatcttcctgcagtcccagacagcccaggacttgctgtgcacagagctattttaaagtgacagctgtacctgggactattttctgccttattggtgtcctcagggactGGTATCaaggaaaactgtgacagagaagggagtataaatcacaaattaaatttctgtgttggcactttgcgataaataagcgggtctttgttgtagtttgggcactcggtctctaaaaggtttgccatcactgccctagactacaggaggagcaagtaGGAGTGGATAATGTAAGATGGAGCTCCATAATTCTTCCTCAGGACACCATAAATttatatttttccaatttgcaataaataaatgggtttttgtTGTGGTTTCGAAATCCGGTCTCTAAaatgttcaccatcactgttttatggaatttttttttctaatggccTGAGAAGAAGCCTGAAAATATATCTACCCATAACCTGTCCCAGTACTGAGGTCCTATAGCGATATCTTTCTGTACATTATTTACATGGGTGCTATAATCAGTCACCCATAGCACCATGGGTGCTATAATCAGCTTCATCTGTAatgtggataatacacacaatctgCATCTCTGTAGGACTGGTGCCAAGAGTAATAGAGtacattttttgttttcaatGGATTCTTACCCTATAAGTCCTTCTCTTTACCATGCATCCAGTTATGGTGACTAAACTCTGCAATGACTGCACGAGAGGCATAAGACTGACTGTGCGCCCTGGACCAGTGATTAGTGTCACTGTACACTTGCAGGAATGGTGTGTCAATTCACTTCTGCCAGATATCTCGCATTAGAATGTCTCCTGTACCCACGACCATATCAATGTATGCAGAGCTACAAATCTCAGCTCCACGCTGTCGCACAGGAGTACAAGATAGTGGCCTGACCCCAAGTCTAGGGGCAACCTAAATTGTGTACAGTAGGActgacaggttggacttgtatatgtgaaatgctgcattttgttaatagtgaattacagaatgttattttttttcatcctgagtacatataagaaacttgtctttgtgggaatatccctttaacccctgcCGGTTCTGAGCTGATGCCGCCTTGGTTTGGAACCGAGCCTGCATCGGGATACACTGGATGACAACTGCAGTCccctccgaccgcgggtgtttaacctgcgcaaccgcagcatttaactcgTCTGCCAGGGGTCTTTCCATtcaggaccccagggttgccttcagTCAGTGCCTGTTACATGGcgtctatgacatcatcttaaaggcacaatgtAAGCCTATGCACTTGCGTAGGCTGACAcgaataataccctgcaatacatcagtattacagagtattatcatgagcaagcaatcagataattgcttgtttatgtcccatggtggaagtaataaaaaaaagtgtaaaaaaaaaaattattcaataaaaactttataagCCCTGTAACATAAAGAGACTTATAATGCGTAAAAAAGTCTAAATcccaacacaaaccccacatagatagtatcaataaaactaagtagacaacctgtagaataaaagtaaatatttaGTCCCacagaaatgcaataaaaagtgatcaaaaaaacatatgtacttcaaaatgatactgttgcaaaggaCAACTTGTACTGCAAAATACAAgaaatcaaccagctctgtagccaaaaaagtaaacatGTTATGCCACTTTGAAGAcagcaaattttgtaaaacagaagaaaaaatatttaaatctgGTATCAtcataatcatattgacccatagagTAAAGATaagctatacagtgaacaccaaataaaaaagtaaaaaatccagtaaagATTTGATGCTTTTCTTCTCCTGCCCTCAATTaacagttcataaattttcaacaataggggataccaaccccaaaatggtaacactggaaaaagcatctcatcctgtaaaaaaaaaaatgctgtcacatggccccaataacgaaaaagcaagagttttatagcctacaaaaggagccaatgagaaaactaaatccTGTCAGTTGCAGGGGGCTCCTTccctatgtgggggggggggggggggtagaacaaatttttaagatgggttttctgttttggaaatgtgtaaattttttagggcaaaatgaacatataaccgacaaaatgtgaccattataaatttcacctctattttgatttaattactatgaagatctcaaggagttaacaatctttTCTTAAAGCTGTTTCTGACCGTTtgaaatgtaaatatttgaaaatgggttttaatgctaaatatttaaaattttattcaaaaccgTATTTATcctcaaaatagtaaattctgaaaatatggaaaactgatattcgatttgt includes:
- the RAP2A gene encoding ras-related protein Rap-2a, whose protein sequence is MREYKVVVLGSGGVGKSALTVQFVTGTFIEKYDPTIEDFYRKEIEVDSSPSVLEILDTAGTEQFASMRDLYIKNGQGFILVYSLVNQQSFQDIKPMRDQIIRVKRYEKVPVILVGNKVDLESEREVSSNEGRALAEDWGCPFMETSAKSKTMVDELFAEIVRQMNYAAQPDKDDPCCSACNIQ